The proteins below are encoded in one region of Brassica napus cultivar Da-Ae chromosome A6, Da-Ae, whole genome shotgun sequence:
- the LOC106350283 gene encoding uncharacterized protein LOC106350283 has translation MGDIVPVTVKPKVGNSTISCPMLDSANYTVWAIHMKLLLKVYKVWEIVETESVESDKNDMAIALIFQSIPESLILQVGELTTANKVWVAIKSRHLGADRVREARLQTLKAEFDRLKMKETETIDDFVGKLSEISSKSASLGENIDQTKMVKKFLSSLPRKKFIHIVASLEQVLNLNDTTFEDIVGRLKAYEERISEDDGSGQEEQSKLMYASSDNQNYQSNREYNGRGRGGRYYGRGRGRGRQYRETDLSIITYFRCDKTGHFASGCPDRLLKLQEAYENKSEKGHDTQEADRLLVHEVVFLNEKNVKPKELEVSSENDRVWYLDNGASNHMTGRKKYFKAIDESITGKVRFGDDSRIDIKGKGFVLFITQDGSKKLLADVY, from the coding sequence ATGGGAGACATTGTTCCTGTGACCGTGAAACCTAAAGTAGGGAACTCTACGATAAGTTGCCCCATGCTAGACTCGGCAAACTACACTGTGTGGGCAATCCATATGAAGCTTCTACTAAAGGTTTACAAAGTATGGGAGATCGTGGAAACAGAATCAGTTGAGAGCGACAAGAACGACATGGCTATCGCTCTTATTTTCCAATCCATTCCTGAATCACTTATCTTACAGGTTGGGGAGTTGACTACGGCGAATAAAGTGTGGGTTGCTATCAAATCTCGCCACCTAGGAGCAGACAGGGTGAGAGAAGCTCGTTTGCAAACCCTAAAAGCAGAGTTTGATCGTTTAAAGATGAAGGAAACAGAAACCATCGATGACTTCGTCGGCAAGCTATCAGAAATAAGTTCCAAATCTGCATCGTTGGGTGAAAACATAGATCAAACAAAGATGGTGAAGAAATTTCTCTCAAGCCTGCCAAGGAAGAAATTCATACACATTGTGGCGTCGTTAGAACAAGTTCTTAATCTCAATGACACCACGTTTGAGGATATCGTTGGACGACTAAAGGCTTATGAAGAACGGATAAGTGAAGACGATGGAAGTGGTCAAGAAGAACAGAGCAAGTTGATGTATGCGAGTTCAGACAACCAGAACTACCAGTCGAACCGAGAGTATAATGGACGAGGTCGTGGAGGAAGATACTATGGTAGAGGCCGTGGAAGAGGAAGACAGTATCGCGAAACAGATCTGTCTATAATCACCTATTTCAGGTGTGACAAAACCGGACACTTTGCATCAGGATGTCCAGATAGATTGTTGAAGCTTCAGGAGGCTTATGAAAACAAGTCTGAGAAAGGTCATGATACGCAAGAGGCAGATAGATTACTAGTTCATGAGGTTGTGTTCTTGAATGAAAAGAATGTGAAACCAAAGGAACTTGAAGTGAGCTCAGAGAATGATAGAGTGTGGTATTTGGATAATGGGGCAAGCAACCACATGACAGGAAGAAAGAAGTATTTTAAAGCCATTGATGAGTCGATAACAGGGAAGGTGCGCTTCGGAGATGACTCGAGGATTGACATCAAAGGCAAAGGTTTTGTACTCTTCATCACTCAGGACGGTTCAAAGAAACTACTAGCTGACGTCTACTAA